In Mycolicibacterium nivoides, the DNA window GGTCGGCACCGGGTCTGGACCTGGTGCGCTCGACTGCCGCGCTGAATCCGGCCAAGCCGTGGTTCGCGATCGGCGGGATCGATCAGCAGCGACTTCCCGAGGTACTGGCCGCCGGTGCCCGGCGCATCGTGGTGGTCCGCGCGATCACCGCCGCCGAGGATCCCCGCGCCGCGGCCGCCGAACTCAAGGCCTCGATCAGCGCGGCGGGTTGAGGTCCAGCGGCAGGGACGCCGTCACCGCACGCAACTGCTCCCAGCTCGCGGCGAACCCGGGATGCAGCGGCAGCTCGGCCACCTCGTCCTCGGCCACCCACCGCAACTCCGAGCTCTCCCGGTTCGGGATCGTCTCCAACGGCTCGGGCACGTCGGCGATCACCGTCGTGTAGGACCAGTGGGTGCCACCGATACCGGCCACCTCGGCCGTCACCACGGTGGTGCGCACGGTGAGCTGTTCGGCCGTCACCCCGGCTTCCTCGTGGGCTTCCCGGACCGCGGCCTGCTCGGCGGTCTCATGACTGTCGCGGGCACCGCCGGGCAGCGCCCACGTTCCGCCCTGATGGCTCCACGGAGCTCGATGTTGCAGCAGCACCGCCGCCGATCCGCCTGGCCACGGTGCCCGCAGCAACAGACCGGCCGCACCGTGGCGCCCCCAATAGCGGGCGCCGTTGTCGGAGAACACCCAGCCGTCACCGTCGCCACGCACCCGTACAGGATAGGGAACGCCGCCAGTTTCGGTGGGCCGCAATTTCTCCGCGAGCCTAAGCGCGGCGCTCTTAGAATTTTTTTATAGTGTTGGGACACCCCGTAAGCACCGAAACTAAATGAGGTCCGTGCGCAGGTGACCGTGGATTTGGCACATCCCTCGACCGAACCGCTCGCGTCCCGGTCGCCGACCACTCCTGCCCACCCGCGCTGGTGGTTTCTGTGGACCACACCGGGGCGCATCCTGACGATCGGAGTGACGCTCGCCGGGCTGGTTATAGCCAGCGCGTTCGCGACGTCCACCACGATCAACGACCGTCAGCAGGCGTTGACCACGGTGCTCGATCACACCGAGCCGCTGGCGTTCGCGGCCGGCCAGCTCTACACCACGCTGTCGGTCGCCGACGCCGCCGCGGCGACGGCCTTCATCGCCGGCGCTGAACCCCGAGACGTCCGTCAGCGATACGAGCAGGCCATCACCGACGCCTCGGTCGCGGTGACCCGGGCATCGAGCGGGTTGACCGACGAAGCACTGGTGCAGCTGCTCGGCCGGATCAACGCACGGCTGGCGGTCTACACCGGCCTGGTGGAGACCGCGCGGACCAACAACCGGGCCGGCAACCCGGTGGGTTCGTCCTACCTGTCGGAAGCCTCGGCGCTGATGCAGTCGCAGATCCTGCCCGACGCGCAACGCCTGTACGAGGAGACCTCGGCGCGGGTGGATGCCGAGACGACCGCCTCCACCCGGATCCCGGCCGCGGTGATGCTGGTGGTGCTGGCCACGTTGATGTTCGGCGCGTTCGCCAACCGCTGGCTGGCGCGGCGCACCCGGCGCCGGGTGAACATCGGTTTCGTGGCCGGCGGGATGGCCGTGCTGATCATGCTGATCTGGGTGACCACCGCACTGGTGATCTCGACGTCGGACAGCCGCAGCGCCAAGGACACCGCCGCCGAGTCCCTCAAGACCGTGACCAACCTGGCCATCACCGCGCAGCAGGCCCGGGCCGACGAGACGCTGGCGCTGATCCGGCGCGGCGACGAGAACCTGCGCAAGCAGTCCTACTACCAGCGCATCGACGCCATGCAGCAGCAGCTCGCCCAGTATCTGGCCCGCGACACCCGCATCGACAAGAGTGATCTGACGGGGGCCGAGGATCTGCTCACCAAGTGGCGCGCGGCCGATGACCGGATCAACGCCTATATCGCGGTGGGCAACTACCAGGCCGCGACACAGGTGGCGCTGGGCACCGGCGAGGACGATTCCACGTCGGCCTTCGACAAGCTCGACGACGCCTTGTCCAAGGGCATCGAACAGAGCCGCAGCCAGTTGCGCAATGACATCGCCAATGCCCGCCGGGTGCTGTCCGGTGCGACCGTGGGCGCCGCGCTGCTCAGTGTGGCCGCGGCGCTGGCGGTGGCGTTGGGACTGTGGCCCCGACTCAGCGAGTACAGATGAGCACCGTGAAGAAGGCAGTGCAGAAGCTATTGGCCGTCCTGACCGCGACCCTGGCAGTGGCCGGGTGCAGTCAGAGCGCGCCGGCATTGACGTTGCCGACGATGACGCTGGCGCCGCCCAGCCCGGCCGGCATGCAGGAGCTTGCGCCCCAGCCCGTTCGGGTGCCGACGCAGGACACCGACGAGTGCAACCGCACCGCCAGCCTGCGGCCGTTCAGCAATCAGGCCGACGCCGACGCGGCGGTGGCGAAGATCCGTGACCGCGGGCGGCTGGTCGTCGGGCTCGACATCGGCAGCAATCTGTTCTCGTTCCGCGATCCGATCACCGGTCAGATCAACGGGTTCGACGTCGACATCGCCGGGGAGGTCGCGCGCGACATCTTCGGCACGCCGTCGCAGGTCGAGTACCGCATCCTGTCCTCGGCCGACCGCATCACCGCGCTGCAGAACAATCAGGTCGACATCGTGGTCAAGACCATGACGATCACCTGCGAGCGCCGCAAGGAGGTCAACTTCTCCACGGTGTATTTCATGGCCCACCAACGCATCCTGGCCGCACGGGACTCCAACATCTCGCAGGCCTCCGACCTCTCGGGCAAGCGGGTGTGCGTGGTGGACGGGACCACGTCGCTCAAGCGGATCCAGCAGATCAGCCCGTCACCGATCATCGTCTCGGTGGTGACCTGGGCCGATTGCCTGGTGGCACTGCAGCAGCGCCAGGCCGACGCGGTCAGTACCGACGATTCGATCCTGGCCGGGCTGGTGGCCCAGGATCCGTATCTGCACATCGTCGGCCCCAGCCTCAACGAGGAGCCCTACGGCATCGGGCTGAACCTGGACAACACGCCGCTGGTCCGGGTCGTCAACGCGACGCTGGAACGTATCCGCCGCGACGGCACCTGGAACACGTTGTACCGCAAGTGGTTGACGGTTCTGGGGCCGGCACCGTCGCCCCCGGTCGCGAGGTATGTCGACTGATGAACAAGCCCGACGACAGCGGACTCCCGGACACCCCCGACACCGAGGGCGGACCCGGGACGCAGCCGGCGAGCCTCGAAGACCTCGAGTTGGACTCGCAGTCGACCCTGCGGCCCATGGCGACGCAGGCGGTGTTCCGCCCGGAGTTCGACGAATCCGACGATCCGACGTTCGGCGGCGGCGACACCGAACCGCAGAACCTGGCCACGATCGCCACCCGGATGCTCTCGCCGATCCGCAGGCTGGGCGGCGGGCTGGTCGAGATCGCGCGGGTGCCCGAGCGAGATCCGTTGACGGCGTTGATGACCAACCCGGTGGTGGCCGAGCAGAAGCGGTTCTGCTGGAATTGCGGCAAGCCGGTCGGCAGGTCCTCGCCCGATGGGCATGCCCTGTCGGAGGGCTGGTGTCCGCACTGCGGCAGCGCGTACTCGTTCCTGCCGCAGCTGTCCCCGGGCGAGATCGTCGCCGACCAGTACGAGATCAAGGGCTGTATCGCCCACGGTGGTTTGGGCTGGGTGTATCTGGCCTTCGACCACAACGTGAATGAGCGTCCGGTGGTGCTCAAGGGCCTGGTGCATTCCGGTGACGCCGAGGCCCAGGTGATCGCCATGGCCGAACGCCAGTTCCTGGCCGAGGTGACGCACCCGGGAATCGTGAAGATCTACAACTTCGTCGAACACGATGACAAGCACGGCAATCCGGTCGGCTACATCGTGATGGAGTACGTCGGCGGAACGTCGCTCAAACAGGCCAGGGGCACCCGGCTTCCGGTGGCCGAGGCGATCGGCTACATGCTGGAGATCCTGCCCGCGCTGGGCTATCTGCATTCGATCGGGCTGGCCTACAACGACCTCAAGCCCGAGAACATCATGATCACCGAGGAACAGCTCAAGCTGATCGACCTCGGTGCGGTGTCGAAGCTCAACTCTTACGGATACCTGTACGGCACACCGGGATTCCAGGCGCCCGAGATCGTGCGCACCGGG includes these proteins:
- a CDS encoding NUDIX hydrolase yields the protein MRGDGDGWVFSDNGARYWGRHGAAGLLLRAPWPGGSAAVLLQHRAPWSHQGGTWALPGGARDSHETAEQAAVREAHEEAGVTAEQLTVRTTVVTAEVAGIGGTHWSYTTVIADVPEPLETIPNRESSELRWVAEDEVAELPLHPGFAASWEQLRAVTASLPLDLNPPR
- the glnX gene encoding protein kinase G-activating protein GlnX, coding for MTVDLAHPSTEPLASRSPTTPAHPRWWFLWTTPGRILTIGVTLAGLVIASAFATSTTINDRQQALTTVLDHTEPLAFAAGQLYTTLSVADAAAATAFIAGAEPRDVRQRYEQAITDASVAVTRASSGLTDEALVQLLGRINARLAVYTGLVETARTNNRAGNPVGSSYLSEASALMQSQILPDAQRLYEETSARVDAETTASTRIPAAVMLVVLATLMFGAFANRWLARRTRRRVNIGFVAGGMAVLIMLIWVTTALVISTSDSRSAKDTAAESLKTVTNLAITAQQARADETLALIRRGDENLRKQSYYQRIDAMQQQLAQYLARDTRIDKSDLTGAEDLLTKWRAADDRINAYIAVGNYQAATQVALGTGEDDSTSAFDKLDDALSKGIEQSRSQLRNDIANARRVLSGATVGAALLSVAAALAVALGLWPRLSEYR
- a CDS encoding glutamate ABC transporter substrate-binding protein encodes the protein MSTVKKAVQKLLAVLTATLAVAGCSQSAPALTLPTMTLAPPSPAGMQELAPQPVRVPTQDTDECNRTASLRPFSNQADADAAVAKIRDRGRLVVGLDIGSNLFSFRDPITGQINGFDVDIAGEVARDIFGTPSQVEYRILSSADRITALQNNQVDIVVKTMTITCERRKEVNFSTVYFMAHQRILAARDSNISQASDLSGKRVCVVDGTTSLKRIQQISPSPIIVSVVTWADCLVALQQRQADAVSTDDSILAGLVAQDPYLHIVGPSLNEEPYGIGLNLDNTPLVRVVNATLERIRRDGTWNTLYRKWLTVLGPAPSPPVARYVD